Within the Pseudonocardia alni genome, the region CGGCGACGACGGCCGCGGCCCGCTCGACCGGCCCGCCCGCGGCGAGCTGCTCGCGCACCACCGGCAGCAGGAAGATCGAGATCCGGTCGGAGCTGCCGTAGTTGATCCGCATCAGGGTGTCGGCGACGCCCGGGTTCGCGAAGCGCTCCAGCAGGGTGTCCTTGTACGCGTCGAGGTCGATGCCGGGCACCGGGCGCAGCGTCGGTGTGGCCTCGTCGTCCATGTAGCCGCGCAGGAACGCCGCGAACGTCGGGTCCTGGGCGACCTCGTGCACGTAGCGGTGCCCGGCGAGGTAGCCGAGGTAGCCCAGCGCCTGGTGGGTGGCGTTGAGCAGGCGCAGCTTCATGAACTCGTAGGGGACGACGTCGTCGACGACCTGGACCCCGACCCGCTCGAACTCCGGTCGGCCCGCGGCGAAGTGGTCCTCGAGCACCCACTGGGTGAACGGCTCGCACACGACCGGCCAGCCGTCGCGCAGCCCGAAGCGCCCGGCGAGGGCCTCGCGGTCGGTGTCGGCGGTGGCCGGGGTGATCCGGTCGACCATCGAGTTCGGGAAGGTGACCGACTCCGCGACCCAGGCGCCCAGGTCGGCGTCACGGAGCTGGGCCACGCCGGTGAACACCCGGCGGGCGACGTCGCCGTTGCCCTGCATGTTGTCGCAGCTCATGACCGTGAGCGGGCCGGTGCCGCGCTCCCGGCGGCGCGCCAGCGCCTCGACGACCAGCCCGAACGCCCCGGTCGGGGCGGAGCCGGCGGCCATCGCGTCGAGGTCGGCGCGGATGCCGGGGAAGTCCGGGTCGAACTCGCCGGTCTTCTGGTCGATCGCGTAGCCGCCCTCGGTGATGGTCAGCGAGACGATCCGGGTGTCGGGGTGCGCGATCCGCTCGATGACGGCCTCGGGGTCGTCGGGGGCGTAGAGGTAGTCGACGAGCGACCCGACGACCCGGGGCGTCAGCGTCCCGTCGGCCTCCTTGAGCACGAGCGTGTACAGCCCGTCCTGGGCGGCGAGCACGTCGCGCATCCGGTCGTCGGCGGCGAGCACACCGACCCCGCAGATCCCCCACCCCGGTGCCCCGCCCGAGGCGAGCAGCGCGTCGACGTACATCGCGAGGTGCGCGCGGTGGAAACCGCCGACGCCGATGTGGACGATCCCGCGGCCCACGGCGGCCCGGTCGTAGCCGGGGACCTCCACGCCCTCGATCCCGTCGGTCCAGATCCCGGTCTCGTCCAGCGAACGCATGGTCCCCCTCGCCACGTCCCCGGCGCCCCTCCGCGCCGTCGGGTGAGAGGCCGACCCTACCGCCCACGCCGTCCGACGCAAGCGCTTCCGAGAGCAGCTCCCGCGAACTGGTCGACGCACCGGAAACCTCCGGGAAACACCTCGTGTGCTCGAACGATCCGATTTGATGCTTGCGCTCATCGCAAGTCTCGGCCTACGGTCGCCCGGTGACCGACCCCTGTACCCCCCGGACCGCCGAGGACGCGGTGGCCGGGCGGGTGCGCGCCCTGCTGCAGCGGGACGGCTGGACCCAGCGCCGGTTCGCCGCCGCGGTCGGGCTGGAGGAGACCAAGCTGTCCAAGTCGCTCGCCGGGCGCCGCCGTTTCGCCGCCGACGAACTCGTCCGCATCGCCGACGTCACCGGCGAGACCGTGGCCCGGCTGCTGCACGGCCGCGACGGCGCGCGCGCCCGGACCGCGGTCCCCACCGGGGCCGCCGCCGCGGCCGCCGAGCCCGACCCCGGCCGCGAGCCCGGCGGGACCCACGGCACCCGCGGCCGGATCCTCGACGCGGCCTGGGAACTGATCGCCGACCACGGATACCACCGGGTCCGCACCGCCGACGTCGCGCGGGCGGCGGGCACCAGCCCGGCGGCGATCCACTACCACTTCCCCACCCGTTCGGAGCTGCTCGACTCCGCGCTGCGGCACAACGTGCGCCTCGCCTTCGACCGTCAGGTCGCCGAGCTCGACACGATCGCCGACCCGCACGACCGGCTGCTGCGGCTGATCGACCTCCAGCTCCCCGACGGCGCGCTGCTGGAGCGCGAGTGGTCGATCTGGATCCAGGTGTGGGCGGAGTCGGCGATCGACCCGGCGCGGCGCGATCTGTACTGGGACGCCTACGACCGCTGGTTCCGCACCGTCGCCATGACCCTCACCGAGGGCGCCGCCGCCGGGGTCTTCGTCCCCGACGCCGGTGACGCCGCCCGGCAGCTCACCGCGCTGGTCGACGGCCTGGGCATCCAGGTCATGGCGCGTACCCCCGGCACCTCCGCCGCGCAGATGCGCGCGGACCTCGCCGCCTTCATCGATCGGGCCGTGCTCGCGGCACCGGCACGCACGGAGCGAACGGAGAACGGATGAACCGTGACGTCATCATCACCTGCGCGGTGACCGGGGCCGGGGACACGGTGGGCCGCAGCCCGCACGTGCCCGTCACCCCGGCCCAGATCGCCTCGGACGCGATCGCCGCGGCCCGGGCCGGCGCCGCCGTGGTGCACATCCACGTGCGGGACCCGGAGACCGGCAGCCCGTCGCGGGCGGTGGAGCTCTACCGCGAGACCGTGACCCTGATCCGGGACTCGGGCGTCGACGTCGTGCTGAACCTGACCGCGGGTATGGGCGGTGACCTGG harbors:
- a CDS encoding mannitol dehydrogenase family protein, encoding MRSLDETGIWTDGIEGVEVPGYDRAAVGRGIVHIGVGGFHRAHLAMYVDALLASGGAPGWGICGVGVLAADDRMRDVLAAQDGLYTLVLKEADGTLTPRVVGSLVDYLYAPDDPEAVIERIAHPDTRIVSLTITEGGYAIDQKTGEFDPDFPGIRADLDAMAAGSAPTGAFGLVVEALARRRERGTGPLTVMSCDNMQGNGDVARRVFTGVAQLRDADLGAWVAESVTFPNSMVDRITPATADTDREALAGRFGLRDGWPVVCEPFTQWVLEDHFAAGRPEFERVGVQVVDDVVPYEFMKLRLLNATHQALGYLGYLAGHRYVHEVAQDPTFAAFLRGYMDDEATPTLRPVPGIDLDAYKDTLLERFANPGVADTLMRINYGSSDRISIFLLPVVREQLAAGGPVERAAAVVAGWCRYAEGADEQGREIPQQDRLAEEMTALARAERDTPGSFLSHRGVFGDLRSDERFAGAFRSALESLWSRGAAATVADLA
- a CDS encoding TetR/AcrR family transcriptional regulator, coding for MTDPCTPRTAEDAVAGRVRALLQRDGWTQRRFAAAVGLEETKLSKSLAGRRRFAADELVRIADVTGETVARLLHGRDGARARTAVPTGAAAAAAEPDPGREPGGTHGTRGRILDAAWELIADHGYHRVRTADVARAAGTSPAAIHYHFPTRSELLDSALRHNVRLAFDRQVAELDTIADPHDRLLRLIDLQLPDGALLEREWSIWIQVWAESAIDPARRDLYWDAYDRWFRTVAMTLTEGAAAGVFVPDAGDAARQLTALVDGLGIQVMARTPGTSAAQMRADLAAFIDRAVLAAPARTERTENG